TATCGGGGTTCCCAAAGAGGTAACGTTGTATTTTTCTAAAACACCGGCATCCGCCAGAGCAACCGCCAAATTAAGCCCGGTTTGCCCGCCGAGGGTCGGCAGCAGCCCGTCCGGACGTTCTTTTTCGATAATTCGGGTAATAACTTCAACCGTAAGCGGTTCAATATAGACGATATCGGCGATATCTTCATCGGTCATAATAGTTGCCGGGTTGGAGTTTACAAGTACGGAGATAATGCCTTCTTCACGCATCGCTTTGCATGCCTGTGCTCCGGCATAGTCAAACTCCGCCGCTTGCCCGATAACAATAGGCCCAGAGCCGATAATCAATACTTTTTTAGGTTTAGACAAGGTTTTTACTCCTCTTTTAACAATCTTGTTTTGTAATTTACCGCTTATCAATTAACGCTAAAAACTTTTTAAACAGATAATTCATATCCAACGGGTCGGGAGATGCCTCCGCATAATACTGGACACCGAAAACCGGTAACTCGGTATGCCTTACGCCTTCAACCGATCCGTCGTTAAGGTTAATAAAACTGACCTCAAGCCCGTTGGTTACGGTGTCAGAATCCAGCGCAAATCCGTGGTTTTGGCACGTAATATGCACCCTGCCGCTTTCAAGTTCTTTAACCGGCTGGTTATTGCCGTGATGCCCAAACCCCATTTTGTATGTTTGGGCGCCAAAAGCCCTGCCGATTAAAAGGTTACCGAGGCAAATACCCATTAGAGGTTTATTTTGAGCCAATATTTTTATGTTTTCGACAATATCATCCAAAAGTTCGGGGTTTCCGGGGCCCGGCGAAAGCAGGATCCCATCCGGGTTTGTTCTTAGTATTTCATCTGCCGGTGTGTCGCAGGGAAATATTTTTAAGGAACAATCCATTTCGCTAAGTTTATTTAATAAACTGAATTTAATGCCGCAATCAAGCACGGCAACGGAATATTTATTTGTGGCGCATTTTATTGACGGCCAATCGTAAACGGTAGGGGATGACACTTGTTTTACAAAAACAGAGTCGGCATATTTGGGTTTTAACATTATTTCTCCCAAAGCCTGTTGCGGGGTTAGCTTTGTTGTAATAATACCGCGCATTGCCCCGTATGAACGAATTTGTCTTGTAATTGCCCTTGTATCAACGCCTCCGATTGCGGGCGTTCCGTTTTCAATAAGGTATTCGGCGAGGGTTAGTTTGCTTTGGTAATGGCTGGGTTCCGCACATTCCTCCCTAACAATCAACCCGCCGGCTTGAATGCGTTCGGATTCGAAATCGGCTTCGTTAATGCCGTAATTACCGATCATCGGGTAAGTCGGCATTATGATTTGCCCGGCATAGGAAGGGTCGGTTAACATCTCCTGATAACCCGCCATGCCGGTGTTAAAAATCACTTCGCCGTATGCTTCTTTGTCGGCCCCAAAGGAGTAGCCTTCAAAAATTGAACCGTTTTCAAGTATCAGAATCGCTTTTTTATTCATATTTTAGGCTCCCGGTTCCATCGAGTTATCTTTATAAACTATTTCACCGCCAAAAACGGTTGCTTTAACCTTACCCTTTAGCTTTTGCCCGTTTAAGGGGTTATTCTTCCCCTTGGAAGAGAATTCATTTACATTAACCGTCCACTCTTTATTCGGATCAAATATCGTAATATCGGCTGTTTCGCCTTGCGTCAGCGTTCCCAATTTTCCGAAATTGTTTCCGATAATTTGGGCCGGCGCTTCGGTTAATTTGGATATCATTAGGTTAATATCAATATCACCGTTATGCACCAGTTTCATTAGGCTTCCCAAGGCGGTTTCAAATCCGCTGATACCGAACGGGGCGGTTGCAAATTCGCGTAGCTTTTCGTTATCGGTGTGCGGAGCATGGTCGGTGGCAATCATATCGATCGTGCCGTCCTTTAGCCCCAAAATTAAGGCTTCGACATCTTTTTGCGAGCGCAGCGGCGGGTTGACTTTGGCATTGGTGTCGAATCCGAGCACTGCCTCTTCGGTCATTGTAAGATGGTGCGGGGTCACCTCAGCGCTAATTTTAACCCCGTCCTTTTTAGCGCTGCGAACAAGGTCAACCGCACCTTCCGTGCTGATATGACAGATATGCACTCCGGCACCGGTAAGTTTGGCTAAGGCAATATCCCTGGCAACAATATTTTCTTCGGCGGCATTCGGGATTCCTTTTAATCCGAGCCTTGTTGCCATAATGCCTTCGTTAATCTGCCCCCCTTCGAAAAGGTCAATATCTTCACAGTGGTCGCAGATCGGAATATTAAATATCAGGCTGTATTCAAGCGCCTGTTTCATAATGCGTGAATTTGCAATCGTTGAACCGTCATCGCTTACCGCGACTATTCCGGCCTCAACCATTTCTCCCATATCGGCCAGCTCCTTACCGTTGCGGCCCCTGGTGATACATCCTATCGGCAGGACTCGAATGCAAGAGTCGGCTGCGGCAGTCGCCTTTATAAAATCGACTGTGGCTTTGTTATCAATTGCCGGATTGGTATTGGGCATACAACAGATAGTTGTAAAACCGCCCTTAGCGGCCGCTTTACTGCCTGTTGAGATTGTTTCTTTTTCTTCAAAACCGGGTTGCCTTAAATGGCAATGAAAATCAATAAACCCGGGACAAACAATCATTCCTTTCGCGTCCAAAGAACCACAGTCTTCCGGAATATTTTGAACGGCGGGGGCGATTTCTTTTATTTTACCGTCAACAATCAGTAAATCGCCGATAATATCCAATTTTTGCGAAGGGTCAATAATCCGCCCGCCTTTAATTAACATTGCTTTATTCATCGCGGTTACCTCCTGTCAGCAAGTAAAATAGAGCCATTCGCACAGCCACTCCGTTGGTAACCTGCTCGTTGATTACCGAACGACTGCCGTGAACAACGGATGATGCGATTTCGATATCTTCGTTTACGGGCCCCGGATGCATTACAATTACATCTTTGGCGGCATTTGCCAGTCGTTCTTCCGTAATCCGATACAGTGCGGCGTATTCGCGGATACTGGGAATTAGTCCGTTTTGCTGCCTTTCCAACTGTAACCGCAAACCCATTACAACATCGGCGCCTCGGATTGCGTCGTCGATATTCGTTGTTACTTTAACTTTCGGGAAATGCGGTTGCGGATTTTCGATTCCTTTGGGTAACAGCGTTGACGGGGCACAGACAGTTACATCCGCCCCCATTTTTGTTAGCCCCCAAATATTGGAATGAGCAACGCGGCTGTGAATAATATCTCCGATAATTGCTACCTTTAATCCTTTAATGCTGTTTTTGTGCTGCAGCATTGTGTACAAATCAAGCAAAGCCTGTGTCGGGTGGGCGTGCCAACCGTCACCGGCGTTGATAATACTGGCTTTGACGTGTTTGGATGCCAAATCAGGCGCTCCGGAATGAGGATGGCGGATAACAATAATATCGGCTCCCAGCGCTTCAATCGTTTCTAAGGTATCAATTAAGCTCTCGCCTTTGGTTACGCTGCTTGAGGATACCGTTAGATTACTGATATCGGCGCTTAAATTCTTGGCGCCCAGTTCAAACGACGAGCGCGTGCGTGTACTTGCTTCGTAAAACAATGTAACCACTGTTTTACCGCGTAACGTCGGGACTTTTTTAATCGGCCTCGATAATATCTCATGCATCGCCTTTGTTGTTTGCATTACAAGTTCGATTTCCGCCGTTGTAAAATCATCAAGATCGAGGATATGTTTATGCTGCCATATTTTCTGCTCGGGCGGTGCGCTGTCGGTTTTTAGCTTCGGTTCCATTGTTGTTTGCGATACCTCCATGGCTAATCCTCCCTCCCGGGTTCGGGAATAATGGCGACTTCATCGACATTGTCTGTTTCCGTAAGATAAACTTGAATCTCTTCGTTACGGGCGCTGGGGATATTTTTACCGACATAATCGGCACGTATCGGCAGTTCTCTGTGCCCGCGGTCAACCAGAACCGCCAGTTGTATTGACAGCGGTCTTCCGAAGTCGATAATGGCATCCAGCGCCGCGCGAACACTGCGGCCGGTGTATAAAACATCATCAACTAAAACAATAATTTTACCGTCGATTCCGGTGGGGATATCGGTGCTTTGGACTATCGGCGGAACATTCTGAGAAGAGATATCATCGCGGTAGAGGCTGAAATCAAGAACACCGACCGGAATACTTGCGTTTTCAAACAGTTCAATATTGGCAGCCAATCGCTTGGCAAGAGGAACACCGCGTGTGCGCATTCCGATTAAAACAATGTTTTTGGTGGATTTGTTACGTTCGATTATTTCGTGAGAGATACGGGCCAATGTGCGTTTGATATCGGCCTCATTCATTATAATTTTTCTGGTCATAAAAAAACCTCTTACCGTTATTTTGCCGGCAAGAGGTGAACTCGCGTATTTCCACATTCCCCTTGCCAGCCTCTCTGGACTAGCATTAAAGGTGTTATTTAACTGGAGATAATTATAACACTACCAATGTTGCCATTGCAATCAATTTTTTGCTTAAACAAAAATATTTAAAAACTTTTTTTGCCCTAAATTCGGGAACAAAACACAAGCATCTGATAAAACAAACAAGAAATTAGAGCTGTTTGACCCAGTTTACGGCATTTTGAAAGATTTTAAACCCGTCTCCCTCGTCAGCCAGGTTTTCTGTTGTCCATCTTGGGTGTTGTTTGGCGGAGATGAATCGTTCGGGGTTGGGGATAAGCCCCAAAATACGCCCGCTCTTATCACAAATTCCGGCGATTCCGTTTAAAGAGCCGGTGGGGTTATCGGGATATTGCATAGTTGATATGCCGCACTCATCCGCATAATACAAGGGAACATCAATAGATGCCAACTCCCCGGTATCGGTCATAAATCTGCCCTCGCTGCAAGCAACCGGCAGATACATCTTTTCGATTCCTTTCGTAAAAACACAACTGCTTTCGGGGTTAACTTTTAAGTTTACCCAGCGGCATTCGAATTTACCGGAAGCGTTGTATGTTAGGGTGGCTTTAGGCTGTTTACCGAACATGGCCGGATCAGGCAGCAGGCCGCTTTTAACAAGCGCCGCAAAGCCGTTTGAGATACCGAGGATTAACCCTCCGTCTTCAATAAAGGTTTTTATCTCATCGTTAAGCGCGGTACTTATTTCGCCGGCAATCACTTTACCCGAACCAAGGTCGTCGCCGTAGGTTAAACCGCCCGGCAGTACCAAAATCCGGTAATCTTTTAATAATTTGGCTTTTTGTTTAAGTTCGTCGATATGTACAATCGAAACACTCGCCCCCGCTTTTTCAAAAGCAACAGCGGTTTCCGCTTCGCTTGCCGTGCCCGGTGCCCTTAATATCAGTGTTTTTATAATACTCATTTAAACATTTACCATCCCAGCGGTTTTTGCCAGGCTTCCTTTAAATTTTCTATCTCGACTTTTGAAATTACATCATTATTGAGCCCGATTATTTCTAAGGTACTAACGGCGGTAACTTCGCCGATACGGGCAAAAGGTGCATCTCCCAGTGTTTTCTCAAACTCCGCAGCATCACACGGGGCAACTTCCGCCAAAAAGCGGCTGTTGGATTCGGAGAACAAAATATAATCGTCGCGAGTAATTTCTTCTCCCAGCGGAACATTTGCAAGTTTTACGGTGGCGCCTAAACCTCCGGCA
Above is a genomic segment from Dehalococcoidales bacterium containing:
- the carA gene encoding glutamine-hydrolyzing carbamoyl-phosphate synthase small subunit, translated to MNKKAILILENGSIFEGYSFGADKEAYGEVIFNTGMAGYQEMLTDPSYAGQIIMPTYPMIGNYGINEADFESERIQAGGLIVREECAEPSHYQSKLTLAEYLIENGTPAIGGVDTRAITRQIRSYGAMRGIITTKLTPQQALGEIMLKPKYADSVFVKQVSSPTVYDWPSIKCATNKYSVAVLDCGIKFSLLNKLSEMDCSLKIFPCDTPADEILRTNPDGILLSPGPGNPELLDDIVENIKILAQNKPLMGICLGNLLIGRAFGAQTYKMGFGHHGNNQPVKELESGRVHITCQNHGFALDSDTVTNGLEVSFINLNDGSVEGVRHTELPVFGVQYYAEASPDPLDMNYLFKKFLALIDKR
- a CDS encoding dihydroorotase — its product is MNKAMLIKGGRIIDPSQKLDIIGDLLIVDGKIKEIAPAVQNIPEDCGSLDAKGMIVCPGFIDFHCHLRQPGFEEKETISTGSKAAAKGGFTTICCMPNTNPAIDNKATVDFIKATAAADSCIRVLPIGCITRGRNGKELADMGEMVEAGIVAVSDDGSTIANSRIMKQALEYSLIFNIPICDHCEDIDLFEGGQINEGIMATRLGLKGIPNAAEENIVARDIALAKLTGAGVHICHISTEGAVDLVRSAKKDGVKISAEVTPHHLTMTEEAVLGFDTNAKVNPPLRSQKDVEALILGLKDGTIDMIATDHAPHTDNEKLREFATAPFGISGFETALGSLMKLVHNGDIDINLMISKLTEAPAQIIGNNFGKLGTLTQGETADITIFDPNKEWTVNVNEFSSKGKNNPLNGQKLKGKVKATVFGGEIVYKDNSMEPGA
- a CDS encoding aspartate carbamoyltransferase catalytic subunit, whose translation is MEPKLKTDSAPPEQKIWQHKHILDLDDFTTAEIELVMQTTKAMHEILSRPIKKVPTLRGKTVVTLFYEASTRTRSSFELGAKNLSADISNLTVSSSSVTKGESLIDTLETIEALGADIIVIRHPHSGAPDLASKHVKASIINAGDGWHAHPTQALLDLYTMLQHKNSIKGLKVAIIGDIIHSRVAHSNIWGLTKMGADVTVCAPSTLLPKGIENPQPHFPKVKVTTNIDDAIRGADVVMGLRLQLERQQNGLIPSIREYAALYRITEERLANAAKDVIVMHPGPVNEDIEIASSVVHGSRSVINEQVTNGVAVRMALFYLLTGGNRDE
- the pyrR gene encoding bifunctional pyr operon transcriptional regulator/uracil phosphoribosyltransferase PyrR; translation: MTRKIIMNEADIKRTLARISHEIIERNKSTKNIVLIGMRTRGVPLAKRLAANIELFENASIPVGVLDFSLYRDDISSQNVPPIVQSTDIPTGIDGKIIVLVDDVLYTGRSVRAALDAIIDFGRPLSIQLAVLVDRGHRELPIRADYVGKNIPSARNEEIQVYLTETDNVDEVAIIPEPGRED
- a CDS encoding phosphoribosylformylglycinamidine synthase subunit PurQ, encoding MSIIKTLILRAPGTASEAETAVAFEKAGASVSIVHIDELKQKAKLLKDYRILVLPGGLTYGDDLGSGKVIAGEISTALNDEIKTFIEDGGLILGISNGFAALVKSGLLPDPAMFGKQPKATLTYNASGKFECRWVNLKVNPESSCVFTKGIEKMYLPVACSEGRFMTDTGELASIDVPLYYADECGISTMQYPDNPTGSLNGIAGICDKSGRILGLIPNPERFISAKQHPRWTTENLADEGDGFKIFQNAVNWVKQL